A window of Methanocaldococcus vulcanius M7 genomic DNA:
CGAATTAACCGAAGAACAAAAAAGATACTTAGAGGACTGGAAAGAAGGAACCTAACCTCTTTAAATGTAAAAAAGAGCGAAGATTGAAATAGTATTACCCCTCCCCCCGATTGCAAATGAAATTGTTTCTTTATTCTGTAATGGTTCCAATCCCCACGTATACTCTATAAAATTACTAAAATATAACTTTTTTGCGTAATTTAGTGTGTAGTATATTATGTAGGTTTATGAAAATACTAAAAACGTCATAACACAATATCAAACTGCGAAATAAAGGTTATAAATAAAATAGCAAAAAGCATAATAATATATAAAAATATTTAAGAGATATTAATCCATTCTAACCCTATCCCTATAAAATAACGCGATAGCCCTCTTACAAAACACCGCAGTAAAAAACCCTACAAATGAAGAAACCACCGTTGAAATAATATCAAGTAGAATGGTTAATTTAGACATTGAACTCGCTACAAATATCAACTTAAAGATCATAAAAGGCACATTAACTATTAAGATCACTAAAATTGTTAAGATAATCACTACAATAACCAGAAGGATATAATCAATATTCATCATCTTAAATATCTTTTTAAACTCAAAAAATCCAGAAAAACCAATTACCGAATAATTTACCTCAGCCAATCCACTATAAAAAATATATGCAATCATTGAAATAATCAAACAAATAAATCCAATTCCAGCAACCAATAAACCAAGTGGAGGAATAAACATCAAGAACATCCCAGATACAATAAGTAAGAATGGAATTATTAAAAAAATAATCCCAACTATCAATCCTCCAACCCAATATAAAAACCCTTTTACAAGCAGATCTTTTACATTATTCCAATCTGGTAAAGTATTTGAATTTTCAACACTCGTCTTCATAACTCTAACATAGTATCCATCAAGTATAAAACCAATAATAAGAGCTATTAAAAATCCAACACAAGCAATTAAAACTATTGAGATTAGAGACATTGGAGAAGCTTCTGGATTTAAATAACTTATTATATACAACGATAGAAGAGTTCCAAAAATAGCTCCAAACGCTCCAGCTATTGAAGAAAGAAGAGCCCCAACTAACCCTTTTTTTATGTCTGAAATAGCATAATGATAAGCATCTGAAATATATTTACCAATTTCTACCATACTACCCCTCAAAACTTTTAAAAATTAAAAACAATGTGGCAATCTTTCTTCATTATTGATTAACTATTAATTAATTAAATTTCAATGTATTTAAATCTTACCTTAAACCTTTATAATATATACTCAAATATTTAAATATTTGGATGAAAAATAAAAATGTAATAAAAAATCTGTGTGGGGGAGGGGTGTTAAACCCGTAAATTCTGATAACCCATCGGAGCCGGCTCCTCACGGTGCGGGTTATCAGCGATGAGGTGGGGGGCTCATCGCTATCCCACCCGCACCTAACAATCATATTCAGCTTTACCTATATAAAGTTTTCGATACAAAAAACTTTAATTAAATTTAAAATATTTTTAACAGAAAACTGCCCTTTACTGCTTAAATTATTAGATTGTTTAATGACTTCTATTAGTCAGTTTAAGAATATATATTTTTATAGGAATCCACCTAATTAATTGATTGTGATTTCTATTCTTTGGAGGTGAATCTATGTCCCCAAGAGTTGGGGTATTTGTCTGCTACTGTGGAGCAAACATCAACGGTGTCGTTGATTGTGAAGCAGTAAGGGACTTTGCAGAAAAACTTGATGGAGTAGTAGTAGCAAAAACGTATCCATTCATGTGTGCAGACCCAGGACAAAACCTAATTAAAGAGGCAATAAAAGAATACAACCTTGATAGAGTTGTTGTTGCAGCGTGTACTCCAAAAATACACGAGCCAACTTTTAGAAACTGTATAAAAGATGCTGGTTTATCCCCTTACTACTTAGAATTCGTTAACATCAGAGAACACTGCTCTTTTGTTCACATGAACGACAGAGAAAAAGCAACTAAAAAAGCAATGGAGTTAGTTGCTGGAGCAGTTGAAAGAGCTAAAAGATTAGAAGATGTTCCTCAAAAAATTGTAGAAGTTGATAAATCCTGTTTAATTATCGGAGGAGGTATCGCAGGGATCCAAGCAGCTCTCGACTTAGGAGATCAAGGTTATAAAGTTTATCTTGTAGATAAAGAACCATCCATCGGAGGAAGAATGGCACAACTTGCCAAAACCTTCCCAACCGATGACTGTGCACTGTGAATTTTGGCCCCAAAGATGGTTAGCGTTGCAAACCACCCCAACGTTGAACTTATCACCTACGCTGAAGTTAAAAATGTAGAAGGATTCATTGGAAACTTTGAAGTCACTATAGAGAAAAAACCAAGATATGTGGATGAAGATATTTGCACTGGTTGTGGAGCATGTGCTGCTGTATGTCCAATTGAAGTTCCAAACGAGTTTGATTTAGGTTTAGGGACAAGAAAAGCTATTTACGTTCCATTTGCACAGGCAATACCTCTCGTCTATACAATAGATATGGAACACTGTATAAGATGTGGATTATGTGAAAAGGCCTGTGGTCCAGGAGCTATAAGATACGATCAAAAACCAGAAGAGATAAAACTAAAAGTAGGAACAATTATCTGTGCAGTTGGTTATGATGAATTTGATTGTACATTAAAAGAAGAATACGGCTATGGAATTTATGACAACGTTATAACAACCTTAGAATTAGAGAGAATGA
This region includes:
- a CDS encoding DUF4013 domain-containing protein → MVEIGKYISDAYHYAISDIKKGLVGALLSSIAGAFGAIFGTLLSLYIISYLNPEASPMSLISIVLIACVGFLIALIIGFILDGYYVRVMKTSVENSNTLPDWNNVKDLLVKGFLYWVGGLIVGIIFLIIPFLLIVSGMFLMFIPPLGLLVAGIGFICLIISMIAYIFYSGLAEVNYSVIGFSGFFEFKKIFKMMNIDYILLVIVVIILTILVILIVNVPFMIFKLIFVASSMSKLTILLDIISTVVSSFVGFFTAVFCKRAIALFYRDRVRMD
- a CDS encoding CoB--CoM heterodisulfide reductase iron-sulfur subunit A family protein, with amino-acid sequence MSPRVGVFVCYCGANINGVVDCEAVRDFAEKLDGVVVAKTYPFMCADPGQNLIKEAIKEYNLDRVVVAACTPKIHEPTFRNCIKDAGLSPYYLEFVNIREHCSFVHMNDREKATKKAMELVAGAVERAKRLEDVPQKIVEVDKSCLIIGGGIAGIQAALDLGDQGYKVYLVDKEPSIGGRMAQLAKTFPTDDCALUILAPKMVSVANHPNVELITYAEVKNVEGFIGNFEVTIEKKPRYVDEDICTGCGACAAVCPIEVPNEFDLGLGTRKAIYVPFAQAIPLVYTIDMEHCIRCGLCEKACGPGAIRYDQKPEEIKLKVGTIICAVGYDEFDCTLKEEYGYGIYDNVITTLELERMINPAGPTGGHEIRPSDGKHPHRVVFIQCVGSRDAKVGKHYCSRICCMFALKNAQLMKQHDPNTEVYICYMDIRSFGKGYEEYYRRAQEQFGVKFIRGRPACIMEDPETKNLLVRVEDTLLGEIVEIEADLVVLSAGLSPRPDNPKLAKMLGLELSPDGFFKELHPKLAPVNTKVDGVAIAGVAQGPKDIPDTVAQAKGAASAVSIPMAQGQFKIEMIRAIVDEDVCGGCQVCAKMCPYNAITYVEKDGHLIAQVNDVACKGCGACAGACPSGAMQLRYYRDEQVIAFVDGILEAHQKLEAK